One stretch of Macaca nemestrina isolate mMacNem1 chromosome 17, mMacNem.hap1, whole genome shotgun sequence DNA includes these proteins:
- the LOC105471775 gene encoding clustered mitochondria protein homolog isoform X3, whose amino-acid sequence MVIKTDELPAAAPADSARDHGSQAGGKGRPGAAELPSVMLLNGDCPESLKKEEGAAEPPRENGLDEADPGDETPGQEVIVIQDTGFSVKILAPGIEPFSLQVSPQEMVQEIHQVLMDREDTCHRTCFSLHLDGNVLDHFSELRSVEGLQEGSVLRVVEEPYTVREARIHVRHVRDLLKSLDPSDAFNGVDCNSLSFLSVFTDGDLGDSGKRKKGLEMDPIDCTPPEYILPGSRERPLCPLQPQNRDWKPLQCLKVLTMSGWNPPPGNRKMHGDLMYLFVITAEDRQVSITASTRGFYLNQSTAYHFNPKPASPRFLSHSLVELLNQISPAFRKNFAVLQKKRVQRHPFERIATPFQVYSWTAPQAEHAMDCVRAEDAYTSRLGYEEHIPGQTRDWNEELQTTRELPRKNLPERLLRERAIFKVHSDFTAAATRGAMAVIDGNVMAINPSEETKMQMFIWNNIFFSLGFDVRDHYKDFGGDVAAYVAPTNDLNGVRTYNAVDVEGLYTLGTVVVDYRGYRVTAQSIIPGILERDQEQSVIYGSIDFGKTVVSHPRYLELLERTSRPLKILRHRVLNDRDEEVELCSSVECKGIIGNDGRHYILDLLRTFPPDLNFLPVPGEELPEECARAGFPRAHRHKLCCLRQELVDAFVEHRYLLFMKLAALQLMQQKASQLETPSSLENGGPSSLESKSEDPPGPEAGSEEDGSSASGLAKVKELAETIAADDGTADPRSREVIRNACKAVGSISSTAFDIRFNPDIFSPGVRFPESCQDEVRDQKQLLKDAAAFLLSCQIPGLVKDCVEHAVLPMDGATLAEVMRQRGINMRYLGKVLELVLRSPARHQLDHVYKIGIGELITRSAKHIFKTYLQGVELSGLSAAISHFLNCFLSSYPNPVAHLPADELVSKKRNKRRKNRPPGAADNTAWAVVTPQELWKDICQEAKNYFDFHLECETVDQAVETYGLQKITLLREISLKTGIQVLLKEYSFDSRHKPAFTEEDVLNIFPVVKHVNPKASDAFHFFQSGQAKVQQGFLKEGCELINEALNLFNNVYGAMHVETCACLRLLARLHYIMGDYAEALSNQQKAVLMSERVMGIEHPNTIQEYMHLALYCFASSQLSTALSLLYRARYLMLLVFGEDHPEMALLDNNIGLVLHGVMEYDLSLRFLENALAVSTKYHGPKALKVALSHHLVARVYESKAEFRSALQHEKEGYTIYKTQLGEDHEKTKESSEYLKCLTQQAVALQRTMNEIYRNGSSANIPPLKFTAPSMASVLEQLNVINGILFIPLSQKDLENLKAEVARRHQLQEASRNKDRAEEPMATEPAPAGAPEDLGSQPPAAKDPSPSVQG is encoded by the exons AGCTGCCATCAGTCATGCTCTTAAACGGGGACTGCCCAGAGAGcctgaagaaggaggaaggggcgGCCGAGCCGCCCAGGGAAAACGGGCTTGATGAGGCCGACCCGGGAGACGAGACCCCCGGCCAGGAAGTCATTGTCATTCAGGACACGGGTTTTTCTGTGAAGATCCTCGCCCCTGGCATCGAGCCCTTCTCCCTGCAG GTGTCCCCGCAGGAGATGGTGCAGGAGATCCACCAGGTGCTCATGGACCGTGAGGACACGTGTCACCGCACCTGCTTCTCGCTGCACCTGGACGGCAACGTGCTGGACCACTTCTCGGAGCTGCGCAGTGTTGAGGGGCTGCAGGAGGGCTCCGTGCTGCGCGTGGTGGAAG AGCCCTACACAGTGCGTGAGGCCCGCATCCACGTGCGCCACGTCCGAGACCTGCTCAAGAGCCTGGACCCATCCGATGCCTTCAACGGGGTTGACTGCAACTCCTTGTCCTTCCTGAGTGTCTTCACCGACGGCGACCTGGGAG ACAGCGGGAAGCGGAAGAAGGGCTTGGAGATGGATCCCATCGACTGTACACCGCCCGAGTACATCCTGCCAGGGAGCCGGGAGCGGCCACTGTGTCCCCTGCAGCCCCAAAACCGCGACTGGAAG CCCTTGCAGTGCCTGAAAGTACTCACCATGAGCGGCTGGAACCCGCCCCCGGGGAACCGGAAGATGCATGGGGACCTCATGTACCTGTTTGTGATCACGGCCGAGGACCGGCAAGTCAGCATCACCGCGTCCACACGGGGCTTTTACCTGAATCA GTCCACGGCCTATCACTTCAACCCCAAGCCCGCCAGCCCCCGCTTCCTCAGCCATTCCCTGGTGGAGCTGCTCAACCAGATCAGCCCGGCCTTCAGGAAGAACTTCGCCGTGCTACAGAAGAAAAG GGTCCAGCGCCACCCGTTCGAGAGGATCGCCACCCCATTCCAGGTATACAGCTGGACGGCACCCCAGGCGGAGCATGCCATGGACTGCGTGCGCGCAGAGGATGCCTATACCTCGAGGCTGGGCTACGAGGAGCACATTCCTGGACAG ACCCGAGATTGGAATGAGGAGCTGCAGACGACGAGGGAGCTGCCTCGCAAGAACCTGCCTGAGCGGCTGCTCCGAGAAAGGGCCATATTCAAG GTGCACAGCGACTTCACCGCGGCAGCCACCCGGGGTGCCATGGCCGTCATTGACGGCAATGTGATGGCCATCAACCCCAGCGAGGAGACCAAGATGCAGATGTTCATCTGGAACAACATCTTCTTCAGCCTGGGCTTCGACGTCCGAGACCACTACAAGGACTTCGGGGGGGACGTGGCAGCCTACGTGGCGCCCACCAACGACCTGAACGGCGTCCGCACCTACAACGCGGTGGACGTGGAGGGGCTGTAcacgctgggcacggtggtggtgGATTACCGCGGCTACCGCGTCACGGCCCAGTCCATCATCCCCGGCATCCTGGAGCGGGACCAGGAGCAGAGCGTCATCTACGGCTCCATCGACTTCGGGAAGACCGTGGTGTCGCACCCGCGGTACCTGGAGCTGCTGGAGCGCACGAGTCGGCCCCTCAAGATCCTGCGGCACCGGGTGCTCAACGACCGCGACGAGGAGGTGGAGCTCTGCTCCTCGGTCGAGTGCAAGGGCATCATTGGCAACGACGGGCGCCACTATATTCTCGACCTGCTGCGCACCTTCCCCCCAGACCTCAACTTCCTGCCGGTGCCTGGCGAGGAGCTGCCTGAGGAATGCGCCCGCGCCGGCTTCCCGCGTGCGCACCGGCACAAGCTCTGCTGCCTGCGCCAGGAGCTGGTGGACGCCTTCGTGGAGCACAG GTACCTCCTCTTTATGAAGCTGGCTGCCCTGCAGCTGATGCAGCAGAAAGCCAGCCAGCTGGAGACCCCCTCCTCCCTGGAAAATGGTGGTCCTTCCTCCTTGGAGTCCAAGTCTGAGGACCCTCCAGGACCGGAGGCGGGAAGTGAGGAGGACGGTAGCAGCGCCAGCGGCCTGGCCAAGGTGAAGGAGCTGGCAGAGACCATCGCCGCAGACGACGGCACAG CAGACCCTCGGAGCCGGGAGGTGATCCGCAACGCGTGCAAGGCGGTCGGCTCCATCAGCAGCACCGCCTTCGACATTCGCTTCAATCCTGACATCTTCTCACCAG GGGTTCGCTTCCCTGAGTCCTGCCAGGATGAAGTTCGGGACCAGAAGCAGCTGCTGAAGGACGCGGCTGCCTTCCTGCTCTCCTGCCAGATCCCTGGCTTG GTGAAGGACTGCGTGGAGCACGCGGTGTTGCCCATGGACGGGGCAACGCTGGCTGAGGTGATGCGCCAGCGTGGCATCAACATGCGTTACCTGGGCAAGGTGCTGGAGCTGGTGCTGCGGAGCCCGGCCCGCCACCAGCTGGACCACGTCTAC AAAATCGGCATTGGAGAACTCATCACCCGCTCGGCCAAGCACATCTTCAAGACATACTTACAG GGAGTCGAGCTCTCCGGCCTCTCAGCCGCCATCAGCCACTTCCTGAACTGCTTCCTGAGCTCCTACCCTAACCCCGTGGCCCACCTGCCCGCCGACGAGCTGGTCTCCAAGAAGAGGAATAAGAGGAGGAAAAACCGGCCCCCCGGAGCTGCAGATAACACAGCCTGGGCTGTCGTGACCCCCCAGGAGCTCTGGAAGGACATCTGCCAGGAGGCCAAGAACTACTTTGACTTCCACCTCGAGTG TGAGACTGTGGACCAGGCTGTGGAGACCTACGGCCTGCAGAAGATAACACTCCTGCGGGAGATCTCGCTGAAAACAGGGATCCAG GTCCTGCTGAAGGAGTACAGCTTCGACAGTCGCCACAAGCCTGCGTTCACCGAGGAGGACGTGCTCAACATCTTCCCCGTGGTCAAGCACGTCAACCCCAAGGCCTCGGATGCCTTCCATTTCTTCCAGAGCGGCCAGGCCAAAGTGCAGCAGG GCTTCCTGAAGGAGGGCTGTGAGCTCATCAACGAGGCCCTGAACCTGTTTAACAACGTCTACGGAGCCATGCACGTGGAGACTTGCGCCTGCCTGCGCCTCCTCGCCCGCCTCCATTACATCATGGGCGACTATGCAGAG GCCCTGAGTAACCAGCAGAAGGCAGTGCTGATGAGCGAGCGGGTGATGGGCATCGAGCACCCCAACACCATCCAGGAATAT ATGCACCTGGCCCTGTACTGCTTCGCCAGCAGCCAGCTGTCCACGGCCCTGAGCCTGCTGTACCGCGCCCGCTACCTCATGCTGCTGGTGTTTGGGGAGGACCACCCCGAGATGGCGCTGCTGGAC AACAACATCGGGCTGGTGCTGCACGGGGTGATGGAGTATGACCTGTCGCTGCGCTTCCTGGAGAACGCGCTGGCCGTCAGCACCAAGTACCACGGGCCCAAGGCCCTCAAGGTGGCCCTCAG CCACCACCTTGTCGCCCGCGTCTACGAGAGCAAAGCTGAGTTCCGGTCGGCCCTGCAGCACGAGAAGGAGGGTTACACCATCTACAAGACGCAG CTGGGCGAGGACCATGAGAAGACCAAGGAGAGCTCCGAGTACCTCAAGTGCCTGACCCAGCAGGCCGTGGCCCTGCAGCGCACCATGAATGAGATCTACCGCAACGGCTCCAGCGCCAACATCCCGCCGCTCAAG TTCACAGCCCCCAGCATGGCCAGCGTCTTGGAGCAGCTGAACGTCATTAACGGCATCCTCTTCATTCCTCTCAG CCAAAAAGACCTGGAGAATCTGAAAGCCGAGGTGGCCCGGCGGCACCAGCTCCAGGAGGCCAGCAGAAACAAGGATAGGGCCGAGGAGCCCATGGCCACCGAGCCCGCGCCAGCGGGGGCCCCAGAGGACCTGGGCTCCCAGCCCCCGGCCGCCAAGGACCCTTCTCCGAGCGTGCAGGGATAG
- the LOC105471775 gene encoding clustered mitochondria protein homolog isoform X4: MVIKTDELPAAAPADSARDHGSQAGGKGRPGAAELPSVMLLNGDCPESLKKEEGAAEPPRENGLDEADPGDETPGQEVIVIQDTGFSVKILAPGIEPFSLQVSPQEMVQEIHQVLMDREDTCHRTCFSLHLDGNVLDHFSELRSVEGLQEGSVLRVVEEPYTVREARIHVRHVRDLLKSLDPSDAFNGVDCNSLSFLSVFTDGDLGDSGKRKKGLEMDPIDCTPPEYILPGSRERPLCPLQPQNRDWKPLQCLKVLTMSGWNPPPGNRKMHGDLMYLFVITAEDRQVSITASTRGFYLNQSTAYHFNPKPASPRFLSHSLVELLNQISPAFRKNFAVLQKKRVQRHPFERIATPFQVYSWTAPQAEHAMDCVRAEDAYTSRLGYEEHIPGQTRDWNEELQTTRELPRKNLPERLLRERAIFKVHSDFTAAATRGAMAVIDGNVMAINPSEETKMQMFIWNNIFFSLGFDVRDHYKDFGGDVAAYVAPTNDLNGVRTYNAVDVEGLYTLGTVVVDYRGYRVTAQSIIPGILERDQEQSVIYGSIDFGKTVVSHPRYLELLERTSRPLKILRHRVLNDRDEEVELCSSVECKGIIGNDGRHYILDLLRTFPPDLNFLPVPGEELPEECARAGFPRAHRHKLCCLRQELVDAFVEHRYLLFMKLAALQLMQQKASQLETPSSLENGGPSSLESKSEDPPGPEAGSEEDGSSASGLAKVKELAETIAADDGTDPRSREVIRNACKAVGSISSTAFDIRFNPDIFSPGVRFPESCQDEVRDQKQLLKDAAAFLLSCQIPGLVKDCVEHAVLPMDGATLAEVMRQRGINMRYLGKVLELVLRSPARHQLDHVYKIGIGELITRSAKHIFKTYLQGVELSGLSAAISHFLNCFLSSYPNPVAHLPADELVSKKRNKRRKNRPPGAADNTAWAVVTPQELWKDICQEAKNYFDFHLECETVDQAVETYGLQKITLLREISLKTGIQVLLKEYSFDSRHKPAFTEEDVLNIFPVVKHVNPKASDAFHFFQSGQAKVQQGFLKEGCELINEALNLFNNVYGAMHVETCACLRLLARLHYIMGDYAEALSNQQKAVLMSERVMGIEHPNTIQEYMHLALYCFASSQLSTALSLLYRARYLMLLVFGEDHPEMALLDNNIGLVLHGVMEYDLSLRFLENALAVSTKYHGPKALKVALSHHLVARVYESKAEFRSALQHEKEGYTIYKTQLGEDHEKTKESSEYLKCLTQQAVALQRTMNEIYRNGSSANIPPLKFTAPSMASVLEQLNVINGILFIPLSQKDLENLKAEVARRHQLQEASRNKDRAEEPMATEPAPAGAPEDLGSQPPAAKDPSPSVQG; this comes from the exons AGCTGCCATCAGTCATGCTCTTAAACGGGGACTGCCCAGAGAGcctgaagaaggaggaaggggcgGCCGAGCCGCCCAGGGAAAACGGGCTTGATGAGGCCGACCCGGGAGACGAGACCCCCGGCCAGGAAGTCATTGTCATTCAGGACACGGGTTTTTCTGTGAAGATCCTCGCCCCTGGCATCGAGCCCTTCTCCCTGCAG GTGTCCCCGCAGGAGATGGTGCAGGAGATCCACCAGGTGCTCATGGACCGTGAGGACACGTGTCACCGCACCTGCTTCTCGCTGCACCTGGACGGCAACGTGCTGGACCACTTCTCGGAGCTGCGCAGTGTTGAGGGGCTGCAGGAGGGCTCCGTGCTGCGCGTGGTGGAAG AGCCCTACACAGTGCGTGAGGCCCGCATCCACGTGCGCCACGTCCGAGACCTGCTCAAGAGCCTGGACCCATCCGATGCCTTCAACGGGGTTGACTGCAACTCCTTGTCCTTCCTGAGTGTCTTCACCGACGGCGACCTGGGAG ACAGCGGGAAGCGGAAGAAGGGCTTGGAGATGGATCCCATCGACTGTACACCGCCCGAGTACATCCTGCCAGGGAGCCGGGAGCGGCCACTGTGTCCCCTGCAGCCCCAAAACCGCGACTGGAAG CCCTTGCAGTGCCTGAAAGTACTCACCATGAGCGGCTGGAACCCGCCCCCGGGGAACCGGAAGATGCATGGGGACCTCATGTACCTGTTTGTGATCACGGCCGAGGACCGGCAAGTCAGCATCACCGCGTCCACACGGGGCTTTTACCTGAATCA GTCCACGGCCTATCACTTCAACCCCAAGCCCGCCAGCCCCCGCTTCCTCAGCCATTCCCTGGTGGAGCTGCTCAACCAGATCAGCCCGGCCTTCAGGAAGAACTTCGCCGTGCTACAGAAGAAAAG GGTCCAGCGCCACCCGTTCGAGAGGATCGCCACCCCATTCCAGGTATACAGCTGGACGGCACCCCAGGCGGAGCATGCCATGGACTGCGTGCGCGCAGAGGATGCCTATACCTCGAGGCTGGGCTACGAGGAGCACATTCCTGGACAG ACCCGAGATTGGAATGAGGAGCTGCAGACGACGAGGGAGCTGCCTCGCAAGAACCTGCCTGAGCGGCTGCTCCGAGAAAGGGCCATATTCAAG GTGCACAGCGACTTCACCGCGGCAGCCACCCGGGGTGCCATGGCCGTCATTGACGGCAATGTGATGGCCATCAACCCCAGCGAGGAGACCAAGATGCAGATGTTCATCTGGAACAACATCTTCTTCAGCCTGGGCTTCGACGTCCGAGACCACTACAAGGACTTCGGGGGGGACGTGGCAGCCTACGTGGCGCCCACCAACGACCTGAACGGCGTCCGCACCTACAACGCGGTGGACGTGGAGGGGCTGTAcacgctgggcacggtggtggtgGATTACCGCGGCTACCGCGTCACGGCCCAGTCCATCATCCCCGGCATCCTGGAGCGGGACCAGGAGCAGAGCGTCATCTACGGCTCCATCGACTTCGGGAAGACCGTGGTGTCGCACCCGCGGTACCTGGAGCTGCTGGAGCGCACGAGTCGGCCCCTCAAGATCCTGCGGCACCGGGTGCTCAACGACCGCGACGAGGAGGTGGAGCTCTGCTCCTCGGTCGAGTGCAAGGGCATCATTGGCAACGACGGGCGCCACTATATTCTCGACCTGCTGCGCACCTTCCCCCCAGACCTCAACTTCCTGCCGGTGCCTGGCGAGGAGCTGCCTGAGGAATGCGCCCGCGCCGGCTTCCCGCGTGCGCACCGGCACAAGCTCTGCTGCCTGCGCCAGGAGCTGGTGGACGCCTTCGTGGAGCACAG GTACCTCCTCTTTATGAAGCTGGCTGCCCTGCAGCTGATGCAGCAGAAAGCCAGCCAGCTGGAGACCCCCTCCTCCCTGGAAAATGGTGGTCCTTCCTCCTTGGAGTCCAAGTCTGAGGACCCTCCAGGACCGGAGGCGGGAAGTGAGGAGGACGGTAGCAGCGCCAGCGGCCTGGCCAAGGTGAAGGAGCTGGCAGAGACCATCGCCGCAGACGACGGCACAG ACCCTCGGAGCCGGGAGGTGATCCGCAACGCGTGCAAGGCGGTCGGCTCCATCAGCAGCACCGCCTTCGACATTCGCTTCAATCCTGACATCTTCTCACCAG GGGTTCGCTTCCCTGAGTCCTGCCAGGATGAAGTTCGGGACCAGAAGCAGCTGCTGAAGGACGCGGCTGCCTTCCTGCTCTCCTGCCAGATCCCTGGCTTG GTGAAGGACTGCGTGGAGCACGCGGTGTTGCCCATGGACGGGGCAACGCTGGCTGAGGTGATGCGCCAGCGTGGCATCAACATGCGTTACCTGGGCAAGGTGCTGGAGCTGGTGCTGCGGAGCCCGGCCCGCCACCAGCTGGACCACGTCTAC AAAATCGGCATTGGAGAACTCATCACCCGCTCGGCCAAGCACATCTTCAAGACATACTTACAG GGAGTCGAGCTCTCCGGCCTCTCAGCCGCCATCAGCCACTTCCTGAACTGCTTCCTGAGCTCCTACCCTAACCCCGTGGCCCACCTGCCCGCCGACGAGCTGGTCTCCAAGAAGAGGAATAAGAGGAGGAAAAACCGGCCCCCCGGAGCTGCAGATAACACAGCCTGGGCTGTCGTGACCCCCCAGGAGCTCTGGAAGGACATCTGCCAGGAGGCCAAGAACTACTTTGACTTCCACCTCGAGTG TGAGACTGTGGACCAGGCTGTGGAGACCTACGGCCTGCAGAAGATAACACTCCTGCGGGAGATCTCGCTGAAAACAGGGATCCAG GTCCTGCTGAAGGAGTACAGCTTCGACAGTCGCCACAAGCCTGCGTTCACCGAGGAGGACGTGCTCAACATCTTCCCCGTGGTCAAGCACGTCAACCCCAAGGCCTCGGATGCCTTCCATTTCTTCCAGAGCGGCCAGGCCAAAGTGCAGCAGG GCTTCCTGAAGGAGGGCTGTGAGCTCATCAACGAGGCCCTGAACCTGTTTAACAACGTCTACGGAGCCATGCACGTGGAGACTTGCGCCTGCCTGCGCCTCCTCGCCCGCCTCCATTACATCATGGGCGACTATGCAGAG GCCCTGAGTAACCAGCAGAAGGCAGTGCTGATGAGCGAGCGGGTGATGGGCATCGAGCACCCCAACACCATCCAGGAATAT ATGCACCTGGCCCTGTACTGCTTCGCCAGCAGCCAGCTGTCCACGGCCCTGAGCCTGCTGTACCGCGCCCGCTACCTCATGCTGCTGGTGTTTGGGGAGGACCACCCCGAGATGGCGCTGCTGGAC AACAACATCGGGCTGGTGCTGCACGGGGTGATGGAGTATGACCTGTCGCTGCGCTTCCTGGAGAACGCGCTGGCCGTCAGCACCAAGTACCACGGGCCCAAGGCCCTCAAGGTGGCCCTCAG CCACCACCTTGTCGCCCGCGTCTACGAGAGCAAAGCTGAGTTCCGGTCGGCCCTGCAGCACGAGAAGGAGGGTTACACCATCTACAAGACGCAG CTGGGCGAGGACCATGAGAAGACCAAGGAGAGCTCCGAGTACCTCAAGTGCCTGACCCAGCAGGCCGTGGCCCTGCAGCGCACCATGAATGAGATCTACCGCAACGGCTCCAGCGCCAACATCCCGCCGCTCAAG TTCACAGCCCCCAGCATGGCCAGCGTCTTGGAGCAGCTGAACGTCATTAACGGCATCCTCTTCATTCCTCTCAG CCAAAAAGACCTGGAGAATCTGAAAGCCGAGGTGGCCCGGCGGCACCAGCTCCAGGAGGCCAGCAGAAACAAGGATAGGGCCGAGGAGCCCATGGCCACCGAGCCCGCGCCAGCGGGGGCCCCAGAGGACCTGGGCTCCCAGCCCCCGGCCGCCAAGGACCCTTCTCCGAGCGTGCAGGGATAG